One window from the genome of bacterium encodes:
- a CDS encoding recombinase family protein, whose amino-acid sequence METAMIQGGFGAAPPLVEVQAVRYCLYARKSTESEEQQVLSIESQVKEMLALAEKEKLEIVEVKRESHSAKEAGARPVFNEIVDELRAGKFNGILTWAPDRISRNAGDLGRIVDLMDSRHLVDIRTYGQRFGNNPNEKFLLMILGSQAKLENDNKRINVKRGLRARAEMGLWPGIAPTGYLNDSRKDHRCEILVDPIRAPIIKQVFEKVGIERWSGRKVHGWLKRDVQFASRIGKSMNLSTLYKMLKNPFYCGVFEYPRGSGNWYTGKHTPLITQELFQAVQEKIAEENRPKHRFKEWNFTKLLLCGYCGSGITAQEKQKILSTGEPVSYVYYSCSRAKDTQCKNPYLREEKVLDQLATMIDRISLDEIGARHLIEREVSRYNKLRAEVEGTKETIEAKEMDIRKYAKYLLKNGTREEKRELLEHLRDRLILNDRIITLAD is encoded by the coding sequence ATGGAAACAGCAATGATTCAGGGCGGATTTGGGGCGGCTCCTCCCTTGGTGGAGGTACAGGCGGTGCGGTACTGCTTGTATGCGAGGAAAAGTACAGAGAGCGAGGAGCAGCAAGTTTTGAGCATCGAGAGCCAGGTCAAGGAGATGTTGGCGCTCGCAGAGAAAGAGAAATTGGAGATTGTCGAGGTGAAGCGAGAGTCGCACTCGGCCAAGGAGGCCGGAGCGCGACCGGTATTCAATGAAATCGTAGACGAATTGAGGGCTGGAAAGTTCAACGGCATCTTAACCTGGGCACCGGACCGCATCAGTCGCAACGCAGGCGACCTCGGCCGCATCGTGGACTTAATGGATAGCAGGCACTTGGTGGACATACGCACATATGGGCAGCGGTTCGGCAACAACCCGAACGAGAAGTTCTTGCTGATGATTCTTGGGAGCCAAGCGAAGCTTGAGAACGATAACAAGCGCATCAATGTGAAGCGCGGGCTACGTGCAAGGGCCGAGATGGGCCTGTGGCCCGGCATCGCGCCCACGGGATACCTCAACGATTCTCGGAAGGATCACCGCTGCGAGATATTGGTGGACCCTATTAGAGCGCCAATCATTAAACAGGTCTTCGAGAAAGTCGGGATCGAGCGCTGGAGCGGCCGCAAGGTACACGGGTGGCTGAAGAGGGATGTGCAGTTCGCCTCGCGCATCGGCAAGAGCATGAATCTCTCGACGCTATACAAAATGCTCAAGAACCCCTTCTATTGCGGCGTGTTCGAGTATCCGAGAGGCTCGGGAAACTGGTATACCGGCAAACATACGCCGCTTATCACCCAGGAACTCTTCCAAGCCGTGCAGGAAAAGATCGCCGAGGAGAACCGCCCCAAGCACCGCTTCAAAGAATGGAACTTCACCAAGCTCCTGCTGTGCGGGTACTGCGGGAGCGGCATAACGGCACAGGAGAAGCAGAAGATATTGAGTACCGGCGAGCCCGTCTCCTATGTGTATTATTCCTGCTCCCGGGCCAAGGATACCCAGTGCAAGAACCCGTATCTGCGGGAGGAGAAAGTACTCGACCAGCTCGCCACCATGATAGACCGCATCTCCCTTGACGAGATCGGGGCGCGACACCTCATTGAGCGGGAGGTGTCCCGATACAACAAGCTGCGGGCGGAGGTGGAGGGCACCAAAGAAACCATCGAGGCCAAGGAGATGGACATACGCAAGTATGCCAAGTATCTGCTGAAGAACGGCACGAGAGAGGAAAAGCGGGAGCTGCTGGAGCACCTCAGAGATCGGCTTATTCTCAACGACCGAATCATCACGCTGGCCGACTAG